One Gammaproteobacteria bacterium genomic window carries:
- the pip gene encoding prolyl aminopeptidase → MIGQYPAIKPYVTHSLAVDTLHTLYVEECGNPDGLPVLFVHGGPGAGCEPWHRRFFDPEVWRIVLFDQRGCGRSTPHAELRDNTTQDLVADIERIRAHLGIERWAVFGGSWGSTLGLVYAETHPERVTGLILRGIFLCRPEEIRWFYQEGASWLFPDYWEEYLRPIPEDERGDLVPAYYRRLTGEDEIARMAAAKAWSRWEGKTSNLLPRKEVVDHFSEPYTALSLARIECHYFMNASYLEPDQILRDAHRLADIPGVIVHGRYDAVCPLKNAWDLHQAWPRAELRVIPDAGHSALEPGIVDALVRATVDLSRRLA, encoded by the coding sequence ATGATCGGGCAGTATCCGGCAATCAAACCGTACGTCACGCACAGTCTGGCGGTGGATACGCTGCACACGCTGTACGTGGAGGAGTGCGGCAATCCGGACGGGCTTCCCGTGCTGTTCGTGCACGGCGGCCCTGGCGCCGGCTGCGAGCCGTGGCACCGCCGCTTCTTCGACCCGGAGGTCTGGCGCATCGTGCTGTTCGACCAGCGCGGATGCGGCCGCTCGACGCCGCACGCCGAACTGCGCGACAACACGACCCAGGACCTGGTGGCCGACATCGAGCGCATCCGCGCGCACCTCGGCATCGAGCGCTGGGCGGTGTTCGGCGGCTCGTGGGGTTCGACCCTAGGGCTGGTCTATGCGGAGACGCATCCGGAGCGCGTGACCGGCCTGATCCTGCGCGGCATCTTCCTGTGCCGGCCGGAGGAGATCCGCTGGTTCTACCAGGAGGGCGCGAGCTGGCTGTTCCCGGATTACTGGGAGGAATACCTGCGCCCGATCCCGGAGGACGAGCGCGGCGACCTCGTCCCCGCCTATTACCGCCGCCTGACCGGCGAGGACGAGATCGCGCGCATGGCCGCCGCCAAGGCGTGGTCGCGCTGGGAGGGCAAGACCTCGAACCTGCTGCCGCGCAAGGAGGTGGTCGACCACTTTTCCGAGCCCTACACCGCGCTCAGCCTCGCCCGCATCGAATGCCACTATTTCATGAACGCGTCCTATCTCGAGCCGGACCAGATCCTGCGCGATGCGCACCGGCTGGCGGACATCCCCGGTGTCATCGTGCACGGGCGCTACGACGCGGTGTGCCCGCTGAAGAATGCATGGGACCTGCACCAGGCCTGGCCGCGCGCCGAGCTGCGCGTGATCCCCGACGCCGGCCACTCCGCGCTCGAACCCGGTATCGTCGACGCGCTGGTGCGCGCGACCGTCGACCTGTCCAGGCGCCTGGCATGA
- a CDS encoding symmetrical bis(5'-nucleosyl)-tetraphosphatase: MAVYAIGDVQGCQRELMTLLSLLEFNPDTDRLWFVGDLVNRGPDSLEVLRFVKSLGDRAVTVLGNHDLHLLAIATGTREPGPGDTFGDILAAPDRAELIDWLRRLPLLHQDAALGYTMIHAGLPPQWDLAQAAARAAEVEAVLSSDDYVAFLRDMYGGKPDRWSEDLRGTDRLRFILNCYTRLRFCDVQGRIHLKEKGSPFGRDDGLKPWFDIPGRASADLNLVFGHWSTLGRYHAPGVCALDSGCVWGGALTALRLDGEPQWISLPCAGYCRPGEE; this comes from the coding sequence ATGGCTGTCTATGCCATCGGCGATGTGCAGGGCTGTCAGCGCGAACTGATGACGCTGCTGTCGCTGCTTGAATTCAATCCTGACACCGACCGGCTGTGGTTCGTCGGTGATCTGGTTAATCGCGGGCCCGATTCGCTCGAGGTGCTGCGCTTCGTCAAGAGCCTGGGCGATCGCGCGGTCACCGTGCTCGGCAACCATGACCTGCACCTGCTGGCGATTGCGACCGGCACGCGCGAGCCGGGTCCGGGTGATACCTTCGGTGACATCCTCGCCGCGCCGGACCGCGCCGAACTGATCGACTGGCTCCGGCGCCTTCCGCTGCTGCATCAGGATGCCGCGCTCGGCTATACCATGATCCACGCCGGTCTGCCGCCGCAGTGGGACCTCGCGCAGGCCGCGGCCCGCGCCGCCGAGGTCGAGGCCGTGCTGTCTTCCGATGATTACGTCGCGTTCCTGCGCGACATGTACGGCGGCAAGCCGGATCGGTGGTCGGAGGACCTGCGCGGCACCGACCGCCTGCGCTTCATCCTCAACTGCTACACGCGCCTGCGCTTCTGCGATGTGCAAGGGCGCATCCACCTGAAGGAGAAGGGTTCGCCGTTCGGACGCGATGACGGCCTGAAACCGTGGTTCGATATCCCCGGTCGCGCCAGCGCGGATCTCAATCTCGTGTTTGGCCACTGGTCGACCCTCGGCCGCTATCACGCCCCCGGCGTCTGCGCGCTCGACTCAGGCTGCGTCTGGGGCGGCGCGCTGACCGCGCTGCGCCTCGACGGCGAGCCGCAGTGGATCAGCCTGCCCTGCGCCGGCTACTGCCGGCCGGGGGAGGAATAA
- a CDS encoding D-tyrosyl-tRNA(Tyr) deacylase: MIALLQRVASARVQVDARTVGEIGRGLLVFLAVERGDTEAQADRLIERALNYRVFADDEGRMNRSVLDTGGEALLVSQFTLAADTRSGLRPSFTPAAEPAEARRLFDYALGRARTHPLRVATGEFGADMQVALVNDGPVTFSLRVAPDN, from the coding sequence ATGATCGCGCTGCTGCAGCGCGTCGCCTCGGCGCGGGTGCAGGTGGACGCTCGCACCGTCGGTGAAATCGGCCGCGGCCTGCTGGTGTTCCTCGCGGTGGAGCGCGGCGACACCGAGGCGCAGGCGGACCGCCTGATCGAGCGCGCGCTGAACTACCGCGTGTTTGCCGACGACGAAGGGCGCATGAACCGCAGCGTGCTCGACACGGGAGGCGAGGCGCTGCTGGTGTCGCAGTTCACGCTCGCGGCGGACACCCGCTCCGGCCTGCGCCCGAGCTTCACCCCGGCGGCGGAACCGGCGGAGGCCCGGCGCCTGTTCGACTACGCCCTCGGGCGCGCGCGCACCCATCCGCTGCGCGTCGCGACCGGCGAATTCGGCGCCGACATGCAGGTCGCGCTGGTCAACGACGGCCCGGTCACCTTCTCCCTGCGCGTCGCGCCAGATAACTGA
- a CDS encoding VIT1/CCC1 transporter family protein, with product MSNSESWVEEMRSASLYRVMAEVEDDPAKITLFNALAHAAETQAGLWEDKMRAAGEAVPQRPRPTGRVRIIAWLIRRIGPRAIRPALAAMKIRGLSVYTHPAPSPGHAMPTSVEEVGYRHSSLGRGGNLRAAVFGVNDGLVSNTCLLMGVVGAAQDSGIVLLTGIAGLLAGAASMAAGEYVSVRSQRELYEYQIGLERDELAEYPQEEAEELALIYHARGLDLTQARAFATGLLENPAAALDALAREELGLDPGSLGSPLGAAASSFVSFGAGALLPLAPFLLGIDGRPVAWMVAISLAALFTVGAALSLFTGKSAWWGGLRMALIGGGAGVATYAIGHWLGAALA from the coding sequence ATGTCCAACAGTGAAAGCTGGGTAGAGGAGATGCGCTCGGCCTCACTTTACCGCGTCATGGCGGAGGTCGAGGACGATCCCGCCAAGATCACCCTGTTCAATGCCCTCGCCCACGCCGCCGAGACCCAGGCGGGCCTGTGGGAAGACAAGATGCGCGCCGCCGGCGAGGCTGTGCCGCAACGACCGCGACCGACCGGGCGGGTGCGCATCATCGCCTGGCTGATCCGGCGCATCGGCCCGCGCGCGATCCGGCCCGCTCTGGCCGCGATGAAGATTCGCGGCCTGTCGGTCTACACGCACCCGGCGCCCAGCCCCGGACATGCCATGCCGACCTCGGTGGAGGAGGTCGGCTACCGCCATTCCAGCCTCGGCCGCGGCGGCAACCTGCGCGCCGCCGTGTTCGGCGTCAACGATGGCCTCGTCTCCAACACCTGCCTGCTTATGGGGGTGGTCGGCGCCGCGCAGGACAGCGGCATCGTCCTGCTGACCGGCATCGCCGGCCTGCTCGCCGGCGCGGCTTCGATGGCGGCCGGCGAATACGTCTCGGTGCGCTCGCAGCGCGAACTGTACGAATACCAGATCGGCCTCGAGCGCGACGAGCTCGCCGAATATCCGCAGGAGGAGGCGGAGGAGCTCGCGCTCATATACCACGCACGCGGCCTCGACCTGACGCAGGCGCGCGCGTTCGCCACCGGCCTGCTTGAGAATCCGGCGGCGGCGCTCGATGCGCTCGCGCGCGAGGAACTCGGTCTCGATCCCGGCTCGCTCGGCTCGCCGCTCGGCGCCGCGGCCTCCTCTTTTGTTTCCTTCGGCGCCGGGGCGCTGCTACCATTGGCGCCGTTTCTGTTAGGGATCGATGGCCGCCCGGTCGCCTGGATGGTCGCAATCAGCCTGGCCGCGCTCTTCACGGTAGGTGCCGCGCTGAGCCTGTTCACCGGCAAAAGCGCGTGGTGGGGCGGATTGCGCATGGCACTGATCGGAGGCGGGGCCGGTGTGGCGACCTACGCCATCGGGCACTGGCTCGGCGCCGCGCTGGCGTAG